Proteins from one Streptomyces genisteinicus genomic window:
- the urtE gene encoding urea ABC transporter ATP-binding subunit UrtE: MLQINDVRAGYDRTTVLHGVDVTVPEDGVATVLGHNGAGKSTLLRTVMGLIRPSSGSVLLDGEDITRLAPHERVARGMAYVPQGQQSFPHLTTAENLLLVADGRPGGKEAVAEAMDLFPVLRELAQRRAGLLSGGQRQQLALARALVTRPRLLLLDEPTEGIQPSVVAEIEETVIALSRRSGLSVLLVEQHVGFAMRAAQRYYVLEAGRVTSSGEGGSGAEHTVRRALSV, from the coding sequence GTGCTGCAGATCAACGACGTCCGGGCCGGCTACGACCGCACGACCGTGCTCCACGGGGTGGACGTCACCGTCCCCGAGGACGGTGTCGCCACCGTCCTCGGCCACAACGGCGCCGGGAAGAGCACCCTGCTGCGCACCGTCATGGGGCTCATCCGCCCGTCGAGCGGCAGCGTGCTCCTCGACGGCGAGGACATCACCCGGCTCGCCCCGCACGAGCGGGTCGCCCGCGGCATGGCCTACGTACCGCAGGGACAGCAGTCGTTCCCGCACCTCACCACGGCCGAGAACCTGCTCCTCGTCGCGGACGGCCGCCCCGGCGGCAAGGAGGCCGTCGCCGAGGCGATGGACCTCTTCCCGGTCCTGCGCGAACTCGCCCAGCGCCGGGCGGGCCTCCTCTCGGGCGGCCAGCGGCAGCAACTCGCCCTCGCCCGCGCACTGGTGACCCGGCCGAGGCTGCTGCTGCTCGACGAACCGACCGAGGGCATCCAGCCGTCCGTCGTCGCCGAGATCGAGGAGACGGTGATCGCCCTGTCGCGGCGCAGCGGCCTGTCGGTCCTCCTCGTCGAACAGCACGTGGGCTTCGCCATGCGCGCCGCCCAGCGGTACTACGTGCTGGAAGCCGGCCGGGTCACCTCCTCCGGCGAGGGCGGCAGCGGCGCCGAGCACACGGTGCGCCGGGCCCTCAGCGTGTGA
- the urtD gene encoding urea ABC transporter ATP-binding protein UrtD: MSGEGLTVRDLRVTFDGFTAVDGVDLDIHPGDLRFLIGPNGAGKTTVVDAVTGLVKAAGSVRFGGEEILGRPVHRIARTGIGRTFQTATVFDELTVLQNLDIAAGAGRSPLAMLRRRKDVPEPVARALETTGLTRLRDRPAGVLAHGQKQWLEIGMLLVQDVRLLLLDEPVAGMSHDEREATGELLRRIGEDRTVVVIEHDMDFMRSFARSVTVLHAGRVLTEGTVAEVQADPRVQEVYLGRATEPEPGPGPAAVPVPVTVAEEA; this comes from the coding sequence ATGAGCGGCGAAGGACTGACCGTCCGCGACCTGCGCGTGACGTTCGACGGCTTCACCGCCGTCGACGGCGTCGACCTGGACATCCACCCGGGCGACCTGCGCTTCCTCATCGGGCCCAACGGCGCGGGGAAGACCACCGTCGTCGACGCCGTGACCGGACTGGTGAAGGCGGCCGGCTCGGTCCGCTTCGGCGGTGAGGAGATCCTCGGCCGCCCCGTCCACCGCATCGCCCGGACCGGCATCGGCCGCACCTTCCAGACCGCCACCGTCTTCGACGAACTGACCGTCCTGCAGAACCTCGACATCGCCGCCGGCGCGGGCCGCTCCCCGCTGGCGATGCTCCGGCGGCGCAAGGACGTGCCGGAGCCGGTGGCCCGGGCGCTGGAGACGACCGGCCTGACCCGGCTGCGGGACCGCCCGGCCGGCGTGCTGGCACACGGCCAGAAGCAGTGGCTGGAGATCGGCATGCTGCTCGTCCAGGACGTGCGCCTGCTGCTCCTCGACGAGCCGGTGGCCGGCATGAGCCACGACGAGCGGGAGGCCACCGGCGAACTCCTGCGCCGGATCGGCGAGGACCGCACGGTCGTCGTCATCGAGCACGACATGGACTTCATGCGTTCCTTCGCCCGCAGCGTCACCGTCCTGCACGCGGGCAGGGTCCTCACCGAGGGCACCGTCGCCGAGGTCCAGGCCGACCCCAGGGTGCAGGAGGTCTACCTCGGGCGGGCCACCGAACCGGAGCCCGGGCCCGGACCCGCCGCCGTCCCCGTACCCGTGACCGTCGCCGAGGAGGCGTGA
- a CDS encoding FAD-dependent monooxygenase — translation MRNDSLHTTDVLVVGAGPVGLTAAGELRRRGVSVRVADRLPARLPYAKAVGIQPRTLELWDRAGLVGKVLEAAVPMLGQLTFENGSPRQRIDLVLPPEVPYRFAALPQYETERILQEYLEGFGTRIERGTELVSFEQDDDGVTARLVRTGADGDGEEEVRCRYLVGCDGAHSVVRKGLGLTFGGGAFPDEYMLGDVEVDWDLPHGYGVRSLHRGADGAVDDALVCIPLPGDGRYRMSMTVPPELSAAGGDGTPGDGVAHGLENGRAPSLAHLQAVLDRLSPRPATASALRWSSVFRISHRLVDRYGRGRVFVAGDAAHIHPPTGAQGMNTGIQDAWNLAWKLALAVAGRAGPGLLASYDAERRPVGEEVVGRTVRHAAEGVQADPADPRTVMLREAQLLVGYRGSPVVDGPAPGGAGPRPGDRAPDCGGLRDPIAAYPLRLFDVLRGRGHVLLVYGPDAGSAPAGGYGRLAHLAREASHGLVGTCAVLAGEGAPPAGAGVPVYRDAAGEFALMYGVREPTAFLVRPDGHLGARLPLPAERSLSDHLRRVFAG, via the coding sequence ATGCGGAACGACAGCCTGCACACCACCGACGTCCTCGTGGTCGGCGCCGGCCCCGTGGGGCTTACCGCCGCCGGTGAGCTGCGCAGACGCGGCGTCTCGGTCCGCGTGGCCGACCGGCTGCCCGCGCGGCTCCCGTACGCGAAGGCGGTGGGCATCCAGCCCCGGACGCTGGAGCTCTGGGACCGGGCGGGGCTCGTCGGCAAGGTGCTGGAGGCGGCCGTTCCCATGCTCGGCCAGCTCACGTTCGAGAACGGCTCGCCACGGCAGCGGATCGATCTGGTGCTGCCGCCCGAGGTGCCGTACCGCTTCGCCGCGCTGCCGCAGTACGAGACGGAACGCATCCTCCAGGAGTACCTCGAGGGCTTCGGCACCCGGATCGAACGGGGCACCGAACTCGTCTCGTTCGAGCAGGACGACGACGGGGTGACCGCGCGCCTGGTGCGCACCGGGGCGGACGGCGACGGCGAGGAGGAGGTCCGCTGCCGCTATCTGGTGGGCTGCGACGGCGCGCACAGCGTGGTCCGCAAGGGCCTCGGGCTGACGTTCGGGGGCGGCGCGTTCCCCGACGAGTACATGCTGGGCGACGTGGAGGTCGACTGGGACCTGCCGCACGGCTACGGAGTGCGCTCCCTGCACCGCGGCGCGGACGGCGCCGTCGACGACGCGCTGGTGTGCATCCCGCTGCCGGGCGACGGCCGGTACCGGATGTCGATGACCGTGCCGCCGGAGCTCTCCGCGGCGGGCGGTGACGGCACGCCGGGCGACGGCGTCGCCCACGGACTGGAGAACGGCCGCGCGCCCTCGCTCGCCCATCTCCAGGCGGTGCTGGACCGGTTGTCGCCACGGCCGGCGACCGCGTCGGCACTGCGCTGGTCGTCGGTGTTCCGCATCAGCCACCGGCTGGTGGACCGGTACGGCCGCGGCCGGGTCTTCGTCGCGGGGGACGCCGCCCACATCCATCCGCCCACCGGCGCCCAGGGCATGAACACCGGCATCCAGGACGCCTGGAACCTGGCGTGGAAGCTCGCCCTCGCGGTGGCCGGCCGGGCCGGACCGGGCCTGCTCGCCAGCTACGACGCGGAGCGCCGTCCGGTGGGCGAGGAGGTCGTCGGCCGGACCGTGCGCCACGCCGCCGAGGGCGTCCAGGCGGACCCGGCGGACCCGCGGACCGTGATGCTGCGCGAGGCGCAGCTGCTCGTCGGGTACCGGGGAAGCCCCGTCGTCGACGGCCCGGCCCCCGGCGGGGCGGGACCGCGGCCCGGCGACCGGGCACCGGACTGCGGCGGGCTGCGCGACCCGATCGCCGCCTACCCGCTGCGGCTGTTCGACGTCCTGCGCGGCCGCGGTCATGTGCTGCTGGTGTACGGCCCGGACGCGGGGAGCGCGCCGGCCGGCGGATACGGGCGGCTGGCGCATCTGGCCCGGGAGGCGTCGCACGGCCTGGTCGGGACGTGCGCCGTCCTCGCGGGCGAGGGAGCCCCGCCCGCGGGGGCGGGGGTCCCCGTCTACCGCGACGCCGCGGGCGAGTTCGCGCTGATGTACGGCGTGCGGGAGCCGACCGCGTTCCTGGTGCGGCCCGACGGCCACCTGGGCGCCCGGCTCCCGCTGCCGGCCGAGCGGTCGCTCTCGGACCACCTCCGGCGGGTCTTCGCGGGGTGA
- the urtA gene encoding urea ABC transporter substrate-binding protein: MSEFIVSRRGLLTGVGALGATAALTACGAKTGSGTSTGSGATADTSGDTVKVGLLNSLSGTMAISEVTVRDSLLLAVKEINAAGGVLGKKIEPVSQDGASDWPTFAEKAEALITDTRVAATFGCWTSASRKAVKPVFERHKALLFYPVQYEGLEQSPYIFYTGATTNQQIVPALDYLKKQGRTRLYLVGSDYVFPRTANKIIRAYAAANGMKVVGEDYAPLGSTEFGTIVNKVKDAGADAVFNTLNGDSNVAFFKEYKSGGLTARSLPVLSVSIAEEEVKSIGTQYLEGQLTAWNYYQTTPGAANTGFVKAYQDAYGKDKPTSDPMEAAYVSVHLWKLMVEKAGSFDVAAVKSAADGITLDAPEGKVTVDGATQHVHKTARIGRIGADGRITEVWNSGGPVKPDPYLKGYDWASGLS; encoded by the coding sequence ATGTCCGAGTTCATCGTGAGCAGACGCGGCCTGTTGACGGGCGTCGGTGCCCTCGGCGCGACCGCCGCCCTCACCGCGTGCGGCGCGAAGACCGGCAGCGGGACGTCCACCGGCTCCGGCGCCACGGCGGACACGTCCGGGGACACCGTGAAGGTCGGCCTGCTCAACTCGCTCTCGGGCACCATGGCCATCAGCGAGGTCACCGTCCGCGACTCGCTGCTCCTGGCCGTGAAGGAGATCAACGCGGCCGGCGGCGTCCTGGGCAAGAAGATCGAGCCCGTCAGCCAGGACGGCGCGTCCGACTGGCCCACGTTCGCCGAGAAGGCCGAGGCGCTCATCACGGACACCCGGGTCGCCGCCACCTTCGGCTGCTGGACCTCGGCCAGCCGCAAGGCGGTCAAGCCGGTCTTCGAACGCCACAAGGCCCTGCTGTTCTACCCCGTCCAGTACGAGGGGCTGGAGCAGTCCCCGTACATCTTCTACACGGGCGCCACCACCAACCAGCAGATCGTGCCCGCGCTCGACTACCTGAAGAAGCAGGGCCGCACCCGGCTGTACCTGGTCGGCAGCGACTACGTCTTCCCGCGCACCGCCAACAAGATCATCAGGGCGTACGCGGCGGCCAACGGCATGAAGGTGGTCGGCGAGGACTACGCGCCCCTCGGCTCCACCGAGTTCGGGACCATCGTCAACAAGGTCAAGGACGCCGGGGCCGACGCCGTCTTCAACACCCTGAACGGCGACAGCAACGTGGCCTTCTTCAAGGAGTACAAGTCCGGCGGCCTCACCGCCCGGAGCCTTCCGGTGCTGTCCGTCTCCATCGCGGAGGAGGAGGTCAAGAGCATCGGCACCCAGTACCTGGAGGGCCAGCTGACCGCCTGGAACTACTACCAGACCACGCCGGGCGCCGCGAACACCGGCTTCGTGAAGGCCTACCAGGACGCCTACGGCAAGGACAAGCCGACCAGCGACCCGATGGAGGCGGCCTACGTCTCCGTCCACCTGTGGAAGCTGATGGTGGAGAAGGCCGGCTCCTTCGACGTCGCCGCGGTGAAGTCCGCCGCGGACGGCATCACCCTCGACGCCCCCGAGGGCAAGGTCACCGTGGACGGCGCGACCCAGCACGTCCACAAGACGGCCCGCATCGGCAGGATCGGCGCCGACGGCCGCATCACCGAGGTCTGGAACTCCGGCGGGCCCGTCAAGCCCGACCCCTACCTCAAGGGCTACGACTGGGCCTCCGGCCTCTCCTGA
- the urtC gene encoding urea ABC transporter permease subunit UrtC produces MTTTTAPPETAPAPLPGKERRARLRVPAAFLAGAVLLLGVAPLALSDFRLSLLAKYLCFAIVAVGVSLAWGRGGLLVLGQGVFFGLGGYAMAMHLKLADAAAAGETLPDFMLLYGTGDTLPWWWQPFANPVFALAATVLLPMAVAGLLGFLVFRRRVKGAYFAILSQALAAALAIWLIGQQATTGGTNGLTDIQGFFGYDLRDPVNQRTVYLIIAGALLLTVALARALFVSRYGELLVAVRDSEERVRFLGYDPANVKLVAYVAAAGMAGLAGALFVPAVGIISPALIGVVPSIGFVIGAAVGGRASLVGAVLGAVAVAWAQSTLSESFPAAWTYAQGLLFVLAVGFLPGGLASLGAVLRRRRSPAAPAASPTPATPTGETA; encoded by the coding sequence ATGACGACGACCACCGCACCGCCCGAGACCGCCCCCGCCCCCCTGCCCGGAAAGGAGAGGCGCGCCCGCCTGCGGGTCCCCGCCGCCTTCCTCGCGGGCGCCGTGCTCCTCCTCGGCGTCGCCCCGCTCGCCCTCTCCGACTTCCGGCTCAGCCTGCTCGCCAAGTACCTGTGCTTCGCGATCGTCGCCGTCGGCGTGAGCCTCGCCTGGGGCCGCGGCGGACTCCTCGTCCTCGGCCAGGGCGTCTTCTTCGGCCTCGGCGGCTACGCCATGGCCATGCACCTCAAGCTCGCGGACGCCGCCGCGGCGGGCGAGACGCTGCCCGACTTCATGCTGCTCTACGGCACCGGCGACACCCTGCCCTGGTGGTGGCAGCCGTTCGCGAACCCCGTGTTCGCGCTCGCCGCCACCGTGCTGCTGCCGATGGCCGTCGCCGGCCTCCTCGGCTTCCTCGTCTTCCGCCGCCGGGTCAAGGGCGCCTACTTCGCCATCCTCAGCCAGGCCCTCGCCGCGGCGCTCGCCATCTGGCTCATCGGCCAGCAGGCCACCACCGGCGGCACCAACGGCCTCACCGACATCCAGGGGTTCTTCGGCTACGACCTGCGCGACCCGGTCAACCAGCGCACCGTGTACCTGATCATCGCGGGCGCCCTGCTGCTCACCGTGGCCCTCGCCCGCGCGCTCTTCGTCTCCCGCTACGGCGAACTCCTCGTCGCCGTCCGCGACTCCGAGGAGCGGGTCCGCTTCCTCGGGTACGACCCGGCCAACGTCAAGCTGGTCGCCTACGTCGCCGCCGCCGGCATGGCGGGTCTGGCCGGCGCGCTGTTCGTCCCGGCCGTCGGCATCATCTCCCCGGCGCTGATCGGTGTCGTGCCGTCCATCGGCTTCGTCATCGGCGCCGCGGTCGGCGGCCGGGCCAGCCTGGTCGGCGCCGTGCTCGGCGCCGTCGCCGTCGCCTGGGCCCAGAGCACGCTCTCCGAGTCGTTCCCCGCCGCCTGGACCTACGCCCAGGGCCTGCTGTTCGTCCTGGCCGTGGGCTTCCTCCCCGGCGGCCTCGCCTCCCTCGGCGCCGTCCTGCGCAGGCGCCGGAGCCCCGCGGCCCCCGCGGCCTCCCCGACCCCCGCGACACCGACAGGAGAGACCGCATGA
- a CDS encoding substrate-binding domain-containing protein, protein MHRPPPPARPPEWFVPDASTLDVALVYPRQGPAGIFGPTCLTCARLAADEVNAAGGVLGRELRLLEVDGGADPRTVAAEVGALVDTGTVQGVTGWHISSVRRALAPRVAHRVPYVYTALYEGGERTEGVFVAGETPSWQLLPAMRLLGEARGVRRWFTVGNDYVWPRQTARAARRFARTARGRVCGEAYLPLGTDDFDDVLRRIEHTDADAVLMLLVGSDAVRFNRAFAARGLDQRSLRLSTLMDENMLLGSGPGATAGLYSTAGFFASLADGNTLDFHGRYAARFGLQAPVPGSLGESCYEGVLLLAALVEAARTLDVSAIGAAAGTVRYEGPRGVLGLDGRHVRQRIYLAEADGLDFNVLARLSAPHELR, encoded by the coding sequence ATGCACCGTCCGCCACCTCCGGCCAGGCCCCCCGAATGGTTCGTGCCCGACGCGTCGACCCTGGACGTCGCGCTCGTGTACCCGAGGCAGGGGCCCGCCGGGATCTTCGGCCCCACCTGCCTGACCTGCGCCCGCCTCGCCGCCGACGAGGTCAACGCGGCGGGCGGGGTGCTGGGCAGGGAGCTGCGGCTGCTGGAGGTCGACGGGGGAGCGGACCCCCGTACCGTGGCGGCGGAGGTCGGGGCCCTCGTGGACACCGGGACGGTGCAGGGCGTCACCGGCTGGCACATCTCCTCGGTCCGCCGGGCCCTCGCCCCGCGCGTCGCGCACCGCGTGCCGTACGTCTACACGGCGCTGTACGAGGGCGGCGAGCGCACCGAGGGCGTCTTCGTGGCGGGCGAGACGCCGTCCTGGCAGCTGCTGCCCGCGATGCGGCTGCTCGGCGAGGCGCGGGGGGTACGGCGCTGGTTCACCGTCGGCAACGACTACGTGTGGCCGCGGCAGACCGCCCGCGCCGCGCGCCGCTTCGCGCGCACCGCCCGCGGGCGGGTCTGCGGCGAGGCGTACCTCCCGCTGGGCACCGACGACTTCGACGACGTGCTGCGCAGGATCGAGCACACCGACGCGGACGCCGTGCTGATGCTCCTGGTCGGCAGCGACGCCGTGCGCTTCAACCGGGCCTTCGCCGCCCGGGGGCTGGACCAGCGCTCCCTGCGGCTGAGCACCCTGATGGACGAGAACATGCTGCTCGGCAGCGGCCCCGGGGCCACCGCCGGCCTGTACAGCACCGCCGGGTTCTTCGCGTCGCTCGCCGACGGCAACACGCTGGACTTCCACGGCCGTTACGCCGCCAGGTTCGGCCTCCAGGCGCCCGTCCCCGGCAGTCTCGGCGAGTCCTGCTACGAGGGGGTGCTGCTGCTCGCGGCCCTCGTCGAAGCGGCCCGCACCCTGGACGTGTCCGCCATCGGGGCGGCGGCCGGCACCGTCCGCTACGAGGGTCCGCGCGGCGTGCTCGGCCTCGACGGCAGGCACGTCCGCCAGCGGATCTACCTGGCCGAGGCGGACGGGCTCGACTTCAACGTGCTCGCCCGGCTGAGCGCTCCGCACGAGCTGCGCTGA
- the abc-f gene encoding ribosomal protection-like ABC-F family protein has protein sequence MRDRAQLSLHSVSTSYGVRPVLDRVTFAVRPGERAAVVGENGSGKSTLLRLVAGVRAPDAGEITVRFPGATAHLAQTLAETFGVGPDDTVQDTVDAALAELRSLEARLREAEGHLAGAGPDAGAGQLADYGDLLERFEERGGYRADADVDAALHGLGLGHVGRDRPVGTLSGGEQSRLALACVLASGAELLLLDEPTNHLDRDAVRWLRDRLRAHRGTVLAVTHDREFLESVATTVLEVDRDTRSVGRYGDGWSGYRAAKAAERRRRAQEHQEWLDELARTEELVAAAGQRLAGTGGDPRQGFGKHRRSHENKLSGQVRAARVRLEQLRGEPVAAPPEPLRFGALFTAAGAAPGTVLAELTGVEVGDRLSVPHLRVAMGDRLLVHGPNGAGKTTLLRVLAGDLRPGTGTVHRTARVGRLRQELDAVPAREPLLAAYARGRAGLPEEYAEELLALGLFRAEDLELSVAALSVGQRRRLELARLVSFPADLLVLDEPTNHLAPDLVEELEAALAGFAGAVVAVSHDTRFQRLFPGERLELRAGRVAG, from the coding sequence ATGCGCGACCGCGCCCAGCTCAGCCTGCACTCCGTCAGCACCTCCTACGGCGTCCGCCCGGTGCTCGACCGCGTCACCTTCGCCGTCCGGCCCGGCGAGCGGGCCGCCGTCGTCGGCGAGAACGGCTCCGGCAAGTCCACCCTCCTGCGCCTCGTCGCCGGCGTCCGGGCCCCGGACGCCGGAGAGATCACCGTCCGCTTCCCCGGCGCCACGGCCCACCTCGCCCAGACACTCGCCGAGACCTTCGGCGTGGGCCCCGACGACACCGTCCAGGACACCGTCGACGCCGCACTCGCCGAACTGCGCTCCCTCGAAGCCCGGTTGCGCGAGGCGGAGGGACACCTCGCCGGCGCCGGCCCCGACGCGGGAGCCGGGCAACTCGCCGACTACGGCGACCTGCTGGAACGCTTCGAGGAACGCGGCGGCTACCGCGCCGACGCGGACGTCGACGCCGCCCTGCACGGACTCGGCCTCGGACACGTCGGCCGCGACCGCCCCGTCGGCACCCTCTCCGGCGGGGAGCAGTCCCGGCTCGCGCTGGCCTGCGTCCTCGCCTCGGGAGCCGAACTGCTGCTCCTCGACGAGCCGACGAACCACCTCGACCGGGACGCCGTCCGCTGGCTCCGGGACCGGCTGCGCGCACACCGGGGCACCGTGCTCGCGGTCACCCACGACCGGGAGTTCCTGGAGTCCGTGGCGACCACCGTGCTGGAGGTCGACCGCGACACCCGCTCGGTCGGGCGCTACGGCGACGGCTGGAGCGGCTACCGGGCCGCGAAGGCCGCCGAACGCCGCCGCCGTGCGCAGGAGCACCAGGAGTGGCTGGACGAACTCGCCCGCACCGAGGAACTGGTGGCGGCCGCCGGGCAGCGGCTCGCCGGCACGGGCGGGGACCCCCGCCAGGGCTTCGGCAAGCACCGCCGCTCGCACGAGAACAAGCTCTCCGGCCAGGTCCGCGCCGCCCGGGTGCGGCTGGAGCAGCTGCGCGGGGAACCGGTGGCGGCCCCGCCCGAACCACTGCGCTTCGGGGCCCTGTTCACCGCGGCCGGCGCGGCGCCCGGCACCGTGCTCGCCGAACTGACCGGCGTCGAGGTGGGCGACCGCCTCTCGGTGCCGCACCTGCGCGTCGCCATGGGGGACCGGCTGCTGGTGCACGGCCCCAACGGGGCGGGCAAGACCACGCTGCTGCGGGTGCTCGCCGGCGACCTGCGCCCCGGCACCGGGACCGTGCACCGGACGGCGCGCGTCGGCCGCCTGCGTCAGGAACTGGACGCCGTGCCCGCGCGGGAGCCGCTGCTCGCGGCGTACGCCCGCGGGCGGGCCGGCCTGCCGGAGGAGTACGCCGAGGAACTGCTGGCCCTCGGGCTGTTCCGGGCGGAGGACCTGGAGCTCTCCGTCGCGGCCCTGTCCGTGGGGCAGCGGCGGCGGCTGGAGCTGGCCAGGCTGGTCTCGTTCCCGGCCGACCTGCTGGTGCTGGACGAGCCCACCAACCACCTGGCGCCCGACCTCGTGGAGGAGCTCGAGGCCGCGCTGGCCGGCTTCGCGGGGGCCGTGGTCGCGGTGTCCCACGACACCCGTTTCCAGCGCCTCTTCCCGGGGGAGCGTCTGGAGCTGCGGGCCGGACGCGTCGCCGGCTGA
- a CDS encoding MarR family winged helix-turn-helix transcriptional regulator, whose product MARRSVELLDLLTRAERLAARRVQSVLAEYDCTVEAWRVLDLLADGDGHHMTALAEHAFLPAPTLTKLVDQLVDQNLVFRRIDPADRRRVLAHLTPRGSDRHRLLADAVRADRGAWEPLLDPEDGRRLALLLDRLTSALHRGDGVSAARAERSAGRAR is encoded by the coding sequence ATGGCGAGGCGGTCCGTGGAACTGCTCGACCTGCTGACGCGGGCGGAACGGCTCGCGGCCCGCCGGGTGCAGTCCGTGCTCGCGGAGTACGACTGCACCGTGGAGGCGTGGCGGGTGCTGGACCTGCTCGCGGACGGCGACGGGCACCACATGACGGCGCTGGCCGAGCACGCCTTCCTCCCGGCCCCGACGCTGACGAAGCTGGTCGATCAGCTCGTCGACCAGAACCTCGTCTTCCGCCGGATCGATCCCGCCGACCGCCGGCGGGTGCTGGCCCACCTCACGCCGCGGGGCTCGGACCGGCACCGCCTGCTCGCCGACGCGGTGCGCGCCGACCGGGGCGCCTGGGAGCCGCTGCTCGATCCCGAAGACGGCCGGCGGCTCGCCCTGCTGCTGGACCGCCTGACCTCGGCGCTGCACCGGGGCGACGGCGTCAGCGCAGCTCGTGCGGAGCGCTCAGCCGGGCGAGCACGTTGA
- the urtB gene encoding urea ABC transporter permease subunit UrtB has translation MTVVLNQSFTGISIGAVLLLIALGLTLTFGQMGVINMAHGEFMMAGAYTAYLLQQAIGDAGVSLLVALPTAFLVAGAMGALLEWLLIRRLYTRPLDTLLVTWGVSLMLQQLARDIFGAPNVQTRAPEWLTGNIGVAGTTLATNRLFILGLALLCVLGLTAAMRATPLGRRIRAVVQNRDLAKVSGIATARVDRTTFFIGSGLAGLAGVALTLVGPIGPTMGTNYIVDAFLVVVVGGIGRLRGAVVTAFALGVLQSVLEYSTTVSVAKVVVLVAIVAFLQWRPQGLYTLRTRSLA, from the coding sequence ATGACGGTCGTCCTCAACCAGTCCTTCACCGGCATCAGCATCGGTGCCGTCCTCCTCCTCATCGCGCTCGGCCTCACCCTGACCTTCGGTCAGATGGGCGTGATCAACATGGCGCACGGCGAGTTCATGATGGCCGGCGCCTACACCGCCTACCTGCTCCAGCAGGCGATCGGCGACGCCGGCGTCTCCCTCCTCGTCGCCCTGCCGACGGCCTTCCTGGTCGCCGGGGCCATGGGCGCACTGCTGGAGTGGCTGCTCATCCGGCGCCTGTACACCAGACCGCTGGACACCCTGCTCGTCACCTGGGGCGTCTCCCTGATGCTCCAGCAACTCGCCCGTGACATCTTCGGCGCCCCCAACGTCCAGACCCGCGCGCCCGAATGGCTGACCGGGAACATCGGCGTCGCGGGCACGACCCTCGCCACCAACCGGCTGTTCATCCTGGGCCTCGCCCTGCTGTGCGTCCTCGGCCTCACGGCCGCCATGCGGGCCACCCCGCTCGGGCGCCGCATCCGCGCGGTGGTGCAGAACCGGGACCTCGCCAAGGTGTCCGGCATCGCGACCGCCCGCGTCGACCGGACCACCTTCTTCATCGGTTCCGGACTGGCCGGCCTGGCGGGCGTCGCGCTCACCCTCGTGGGACCGATCGGCCCGACCATGGGCACCAACTACATCGTCGACGCCTTCCTGGTGGTGGTCGTCGGCGGCATCGGCCGGCTCAGGGGAGCGGTCGTCACGGCCTTCGCCCTCGGCGTCCTCCAGTCCGTGCTGGAGTACTCGACCACGGTCAGCGTCGCGAAGGTCGTGGTCCTCGTCGCGATCGTCGCGTTCCTCCAGTGGCGACCCCAGGGCCTGTACACACTGCGCACCCGGAGCCTGGCATGA